One window of Brevibacillus choshinensis genomic DNA carries:
- the pyrF gene encoding orotidine-5'-phosphate decarboxylase — translation MQPQSIDVRERMIVALDFSTLEEIKQCLAPLEGRIRYVKVGMELSYAEGPAIVHYLKERGLKVFLDLKVHDIPNTARGAMKSLARLGADMVNVHAAGGVAMMEAAREGLEQGTAAGSPRPILIGVTMLTSTSLQTMNEQIAIPGTVEDVVVHYAKMTKQAGLDGVVASPLEVPMIKKAVGESFLTVTPGIRPLGSDKGDQTRITTPEQAFQLGSDYLVIGRAITAAKDPAATWENIVSAVEADRR, via the coding sequence GTGCAACCACAATCCATTGATGTTAGAGAGCGCATGATCGTTGCGCTCGACTTTTCCACACTGGAAGAAATCAAGCAGTGCCTGGCACCGCTGGAAGGTCGGATCCGTTATGTAAAGGTCGGGATGGAGCTTTCCTACGCGGAAGGGCCGGCAATCGTTCACTATTTGAAGGAGAGAGGCCTGAAGGTATTTCTTGACCTGAAGGTACACGATATCCCGAATACGGCCAGAGGTGCGATGAAGAGTCTGGCTCGATTGGGAGCGGATATGGTGAACGTTCACGCTGCAGGTGGGGTAGCCATGATGGAAGCAGCGCGAGAAGGATTGGAGCAGGGGACAGCGGCAGGCTCTCCCCGCCCGATTCTGATCGGAGTCACCATGCTCACTTCTACAAGCTTGCAGACGATGAACGAACAGATCGCCATTCCAGGTACGGTAGAAGACGTGGTCGTACACTACGCGAAAATGACGAAGCAGGCGGGACTGGATGGAGTGGTTGCTTCTCCGCTTGAAGTCCCGATGATCAAGAAAGCGGTAGGAGAATCTTTCCTGACAGTCACGCCAGGCATTCGTCCTCTAGGCTCGGATAAAGGGGACCAAACGCGTATCACCACACCAGAGCAGGCATTCCAGCTGGGAAGCGATTATCTCGTGATCGGACGCGCCATTACTGCGGCGAAAGATCCAGCTGCTACCTGGGAAAATATCGTTTCTGCTGTGGAAGCCGATCGTCGGTAA
- the pyrE gene encoding orotate phosphoribosyltransferase: MMTMTTAKEIAASLLEIGAVHLRPEQPFTWTSGIKSPIYCDNRITMSHPQVRRQIARSFAETIKAQYPDVQVVAGTATAGIPHAAWVAEVLDLPMIYVRDKAKGHGRQNQIEGSLTAGQKVVVIEDLISTGGSSLKAAQAVQAEGGEVLGVVAIFSYQFPDAEALFAEAGIPCTTLSQYTALLEAAAEQGVISADQEKFLSEWRKAPRTFFE, encoded by the coding sequence ATGATGACGATGACAACTGCCAAAGAAATTGCTGCAAGCTTGCTTGAGATTGGTGCTGTTCACCTGAGACCAGAGCAGCCATTTACATGGACTTCGGGTATTAAGTCGCCGATCTATTGCGACAACCGGATTACGATGTCTCATCCACAAGTGCGCCGCCAGATCGCTCGCTCCTTTGCTGAGACAATCAAGGCTCAATATCCAGATGTTCAAGTCGTAGCAGGAACGGCGACGGCGGGAATTCCGCACGCGGCGTGGGTAGCAGAAGTGCTGGATTTGCCAATGATCTATGTTCGTGACAAGGCAAAAGGGCATGGCCGCCAAAATCAGATCGAAGGCTCGCTGACTGCCGGACAAAAAGTAGTCGTTATCGAAGATCTGATCTCTACAGGAGGAAGCTCGCTCAAAGCCGCTCAAGCCGTGCAGGCGGAAGGCGGAGAAGTACTAGGCGTTGTAGCCATCTTTAGCTACCAGTTCCCGGATGCGGAAGCTCTCTTTGCAGAAGCAGGCATTCCGTGCACGACTCTTTCGCAATATACCGCTCTTCTTGAAGCAGCCGCCGAACAAGGTGTCATTTCGGCTGATCAGGAGAAATTTTTGAGCGAATGGCGCAAAGCTCCTCGGACATTCTTTGAATAA
- a CDS encoding MFS transporter: MQQTVAPHGKVEESKSTQIKTLIGSILGYAADGLDMLLLSFVLVFIIKEFGLSPAEAGNLTLVTTIGTLVGSYLFGFLADMYGRIKIFTLTILLYSVGTALIYFASDYSHLAILRFIVGLGVGGEFGIGMAVVTETWSKRKRAKATSGVALGWQLGVLGASVLAALVVPTMGWRTVFLFGLLPALLAAYVRFGLKEPEIWKSKNEYKKHLQEKQRQGTLTEDEHKALKQMTGFPLRKLFATKKLTIATIGLTIMSFIQNFGYYGIFSWMPTVLSEKYGYSLAKASGWMLISTVGMLIGIMVFGILADRIGRKKTFSIYYIGGTIACILYFFVFTDQTVLLWGSAMLGFFVNGMMGGFGAVLAENYPSEARSTAENFIFGTGRGLAGFGPAIIGMLSVGGNIMGAMSLIFLVYPIGLLVMLAMVPETKDVELE, translated from the coding sequence GTGCAACAAACAGTGGCGCCACATGGAAAAGTAGAAGAGAGCAAATCAACACAGATCAAGACACTCATAGGCTCGATTCTGGGGTACGCGGCAGACGGATTGGACATGCTGCTCCTGTCGTTCGTGCTTGTCTTTATCATCAAAGAGTTTGGACTGTCTCCCGCTGAAGCAGGGAATCTGACGCTGGTTACGACCATCGGAACATTAGTCGGGTCTTATCTGTTTGGGTTTTTGGCCGATATGTATGGACGCATCAAGATTTTTACACTGACAATTTTGCTTTATTCAGTAGGTACTGCACTTATCTATTTTGCGAGTGATTATTCTCATCTGGCGATTTTGCGTTTTATCGTCGGTCTTGGCGTGGGCGGAGAGTTCGGGATCGGGATGGCCGTCGTGACAGAGACCTGGTCGAAACGCAAGCGGGCTAAAGCGACTTCCGGTGTAGCACTCGGGTGGCAGTTGGGTGTACTAGGTGCTTCTGTACTCGCAGCCTTGGTCGTTCCGACAATGGGCTGGCGCACTGTTTTCCTATTCGGTTTGCTCCCTGCGCTGCTGGCAGCGTACGTCCGTTTTGGCTTGAAAGAGCCGGAGATTTGGAAAAGTAAAAATGAATACAAAAAGCATTTGCAAGAGAAACAAAGACAAGGGACTCTGACTGAGGACGAACATAAAGCATTAAAACAGATGACCGGTTTCCCTCTGCGCAAGCTGTTCGCGACGAAAAAGCTGACGATCGCGACCATTGGTCTGACGATCATGTCCTTTATTCAGAACTTCGGATATTACGGGATTTTCTCCTGGATGCCTACTGTTCTCTCGGAAAAGTACGGATATAGCCTGGCAAAAGCAAGCGGCTGGATGCTGATCTCGACGGTCGGGATGCTGATCGGGATCATGGTATTCGGAATTTTGGCGGACCGAATTGGGCGCAAAAAGACGTTCTCGATTTACTACATCGGCGGTACGATTGCGTGTATCCTGTACTTCTTTGTTTTCACCGATCAAACGGTGCTTCTCTGGGGAAGCGCGATGCTCGGGTTCTTTGTAAATGGCATGATGGGTGGATTTGGTGCCGTGCTGGCGGAAAACTATCCATCAGAAGCGCGTTCTACCGCTGAAAACTTCATTTTTGGTACAGGGCGTGGACTTGCTGGATTTGGTCCAGCCATCATCGGGATGCTCAGTGTAGGTGGAAACATTATGGGAGCCATGTCTTTGATCTTCCTCGTCTACCCGATTGGACTATTGGTCATGCTGGCGATGGTGCCGGAAACAAAAGATGTAGAATTGGAATAG
- a CDS encoding PucR family transcriptional regulator gives MPISVRQLMRVGGLRDCRVVAGHKGLERLVRYVTIMEVPDIVKWLKGDELILSSLFPIKDDDEAQKQLIRQLHERGTAALAIKPHRFIDEIPQSLLDEADAFDFPVIEIPEEISYLEILPPVSHAIFDRKVVLQEDLEQANKVLNEISLNEQGMESLIQTLGMLTKNTITVESMLSYMEVPSLPFACEPLSTEQIHELAIIKRPIQLTRPCERGEIECIVAPILLDGKVFGNITCWAFEMDHLEMDLAILEKASTLLALEFLRLKVRFDTEQQYKNEFLRDVFVNEHLNLEDVRERGLPYGFSLDEPYLCLVVQTEGEEKRVNPLDLADRTEQLLRLSSPQVITGFFRQAVVCLLPAKNSDAVEDIKRRAETLAEKLKKQMALTGGLRIGIGRNHGAGMSGLRESFREAQQSILLGSVMHKRRTVIHYNDLGIYRLLAQCKDTAERNSFFEETVGKLFAHDQSSDLQLVKTLRLYFQHDEKLTETSAALFLHVNTLKYRLRRIEKLTGYSLQKSEGKMMLHIGLKLADLMGDDYRYR, from the coding sequence TTGCCTATTTCTGTTCGACAGCTTATGCGAGTAGGCGGATTGAGAGATTGCCGGGTCGTGGCGGGGCATAAAGGACTGGAACGGCTGGTCAGGTATGTCACCATCATGGAGGTACCTGACATTGTCAAATGGCTGAAAGGGGACGAGTTGATCCTCTCCAGCCTGTTTCCGATCAAGGACGATGACGAGGCACAAAAACAGTTGATACGCCAATTGCATGAACGAGGAACGGCGGCGTTGGCAATCAAGCCTCATCGGTTCATCGATGAGATTCCCCAGTCCTTGCTCGATGAAGCGGATGCGTTTGATTTTCCAGTCATCGAAATCCCGGAAGAAATCAGTTATTTGGAGATTCTTCCACCTGTGAGCCATGCGATATTCGACCGGAAAGTGGTCTTGCAGGAGGACTTGGAGCAAGCGAATAAAGTTCTGAACGAGATTTCACTGAATGAACAAGGCATGGAGTCTTTGATCCAGACATTAGGGATGTTAACGAAAAATACGATCACGGTAGAAAGCATGCTCTCCTACATGGAAGTGCCCTCATTGCCATTCGCGTGTGAACCACTCTCTACAGAGCAGATTCACGAGCTGGCGATCATCAAGCGTCCGATTCAATTGACCAGGCCGTGTGAACGAGGAGAGATCGAATGTATAGTTGCTCCCATTCTTCTCGACGGAAAGGTGTTCGGTAACATCACTTGTTGGGCGTTTGAAATGGATCATCTCGAGATGGATTTGGCGATATTGGAGAAGGCTTCCACGCTCTTGGCACTAGAATTTCTTCGATTGAAAGTTCGTTTTGATACCGAGCAGCAGTACAAGAATGAGTTTTTGCGGGACGTATTTGTCAATGAGCATCTCAATCTGGAGGATGTGCGGGAGAGAGGGCTTCCGTACGGGTTTTCCTTGGACGAGCCTTACCTGTGCTTGGTGGTTCAGACAGAGGGGGAGGAAAAACGAGTCAACCCACTGGATTTGGCAGATCGAACGGAGCAGCTACTGCGATTATCATCCCCTCAGGTCATTACAGGGTTCTTTCGGCAAGCAGTCGTTTGCTTATTGCCCGCAAAGAATAGCGATGCGGTTGAAGATATCAAGCGGCGAGCCGAGACGCTAGCCGAGAAGCTGAAAAAGCAGATGGCTTTGACGGGGGGCTTGCGTATCGGTATCGGCCGTAATCATGGGGCAGGTATGAGTGGGCTTCGTGAAAGTTTTCGGGAAGCACAGCAATCGATCCTGTTGGGCAGTGTCATGCACAAGCGGAGGACGGTTATCCATTACAACGATTTGGGTATTTATCGATTGCTTGCACAATGTAAGGATACGGCTGAGCGGAACAGCTTTTTCGAGGAAACAGTTGGGAAGCTGTTCGCCCACGACCAAAGCAGTGACTTGCAGCTGGTCAAAACGCTTCGTCTTTATTTTCAACATGACGAAAAGCTGACAGAGACATCAGCGGCACTATTTTTACATGTAAACACGCTGAAGTATCGCTTGAGGCGAATTGAAAAGCTGACGGGCTACAGCTTGCAGAAGTCAGAGGGGAAAATGATGCTTCATATCGGGCTGAAACTGGCTGATCTGATGGGTGATGATTATCGTTATCGATAA
- a CDS encoding Zn-dependent hydrolase: MNLERLEQTWRELNQIGYSDKGVMRLAYTPQERQAVRRLAAMCEARGMSVRMDASGNLIARREGQQPHLPAVASGSHLDAVFEGGSYDGIIGVVAAFEAICSLDDQGIVTKHPIEIICFACEESSRFGVSTVGSKAMIGELDIDGVAGLTDRDGKTFRDALSECSLNGWPLTEAARAADDLKVFLEMHIEQGPVLENADIQVGIVHGIAAPTRLQVRIQGKASHTGTTPMDQRQDAFLAAAEIGLILEAAALAEKEHGTVGTVGVCVVKPGAMNVVPDTAELKIDIRGTHVSSKTTVLNKLYAGFRQVEAKRGVKVEWTMLSAEQPVLLSEEVTQSLEESCQALGVSYLKMASGAGHDAMNMARRWPTGLIFVPSRDGVSHHREEYTSWEQIGVGASLLEAEIKKWAVVLEADGRPKYEDNERTQPEQMGESA, translated from the coding sequence ATGAATCTGGAGCGATTGGAACAGACATGGCGTGAATTAAATCAAATTGGCTACTCGGACAAAGGAGTCATGAGGCTCGCCTATACGCCCCAAGAACGTCAGGCAGTCCGTCGCTTGGCTGCGATGTGTGAGGCGAGAGGTATGAGTGTCCGCATGGATGCCAGCGGAAATCTCATTGCGAGAAGGGAAGGGCAACAGCCCCATCTGCCAGCGGTAGCTAGCGGCTCCCATCTGGATGCGGTGTTTGAGGGCGGCTCTTACGATGGCATCATCGGAGTTGTGGCTGCTTTCGAAGCGATCTGCTCACTGGATGACCAAGGGATTGTGACCAAGCACCCGATTGAGATCATCTGCTTTGCATGTGAGGAATCATCCCGCTTTGGAGTTTCGACGGTGGGTAGTAAAGCGATGATCGGTGAGTTAGACATAGACGGAGTTGCAGGTCTTACGGACCGTGACGGCAAGACTTTTCGAGATGCGTTGTCGGAATGTTCATTGAATGGCTGGCCTTTGACAGAAGCCGCTCGTGCTGCCGACGATCTGAAGGTGTTTTTGGAAATGCACATCGAACAGGGACCCGTTTTGGAAAACGCCGACATCCAGGTGGGGATTGTCCATGGAATTGCGGCACCGACGCGACTGCAAGTACGCATTCAGGGAAAAGCATCCCACACAGGCACGACCCCGATGGATCAGCGTCAGGATGCATTTTTAGCAGCAGCAGAAATCGGTTTGATCCTAGAAGCAGCGGCACTCGCGGAGAAAGAGCACGGGACGGTCGGCACAGTTGGGGTTTGTGTCGTCAAGCCGGGAGCTATGAATGTCGTGCCGGACACAGCTGAGCTGAAAATTGATATTCGCGGGACCCATGTATCGTCCAAGACGACTGTCCTAAACAAGCTGTATGCAGGCTTTCGACAGGTGGAAGCAAAACGTGGGGTAAAGGTCGAATGGACGATGCTGAGTGCCGAGCAACCCGTTCTTTTGAGTGAAGAGGTGACTCAATCACTGGAGGAGAGCTGTCAGGCTTTGGGGGTTTCGTACCTGAAAATGGCGAGTGGTGCAGGTCATGATGCGATGAATATGGCACGTCGATGGCCGACGGGGCTAATCTTTGTCCCATCCAGAGACGGTGTCAGTCACCATCGCGAAGAGTACACATCTTGGGAGCAAATCGGTGTTGGAGCGTCCCTGTTGGAAGCAGAAATCAAGAAATGGGCAGTCGTCCTGGAGGCCGATGGACGTCCAAAATACGAAGACAACGAGAGAACCCAGCCGGAACAAATGGGGGAGAGTGCATGA
- a CDS encoding dihydroorotate dehydrogenase electron transfer subunit → MKSIYMKICTNQQVSERYWHMTVDASELDLEVLPGQFFQLRCGHDLNPFLRRPFSIYRINRREGTLEFLYLVKGAGTQRLTQMQAGEHVDVFGPLGTPFVLQDGWKTILLLARGVGIATLAALAQDAAEKGVQAVAILSARSRNDLLAAETLQGFGAKVFHVTDEEQTSDVAAVRALVNTLLQENQIDAAFTCGSKRLSQLLQDFTTEHGIPAQIALEEHMGCAMGVCFACVCDVREGEILKTVRVCKEGPVFPLEKVVLG, encoded by the coding sequence ATGAAGTCGATTTACATGAAAATTTGCACGAACCAGCAGGTGAGCGAACGCTACTGGCACATGACCGTCGATGCGAGTGAGCTAGATTTAGAAGTATTGCCGGGACAGTTTTTTCAGTTGCGCTGCGGACATGATCTGAATCCGTTTTTACGGCGTCCATTCAGCATTTATCGGATTAACAGACGAGAGGGAACGCTGGAGTTTTTGTATCTGGTCAAAGGGGCAGGGACGCAGCGACTAACGCAGATGCAGGCAGGGGAGCACGTCGATGTATTTGGACCATTGGGCACCCCATTTGTGCTTCAGGACGGCTGGAAAACGATCTTGCTGCTCGCCAGAGGGGTAGGAATAGCGACTTTGGCAGCGCTGGCTCAGGATGCTGCGGAAAAAGGTGTACAGGCAGTGGCGATCCTCAGTGCTCGCTCCCGTAATGATTTGTTGGCTGCGGAGACGTTGCAAGGATTTGGGGCAAAGGTCTTTCATGTCACGGATGAGGAACAGACAAGTGATGTTGCAGCGGTGCGAGCCTTGGTAAATACTCTTTTGCAGGAAAATCAGATCGATGCTGCCTTTACATGCGGTTCCAAGCGTCTATCTCAACTATTGCAGGATTTTACCACTGAGCACGGTATCCCTGCTCAAATTGCCCTTGAGGAGCATATGGGCTGCGCGATGGGAGTCTGCTTTGCATGTGTCTGCGATGTACGAGAAGGAGAGATATTGAAGACCGTTCGGGTATGCAAGGAAGGTCCTGTGTTCCCGTTAGAAAAGGTGGTGCTGGGATGA
- a CDS encoding dihydroorotate dehydrogenase gives MTSELDLCVKIGSLTLPNPIMPASGAFGEDMADIIDFNLLGAVVPKSITKHPRKGNATPRVCETPAGMINSIGIQSKGIHYYMENVIPYYGRYQTPLISSISADSIEEFVEMAGIIAGTDGVAALELNISCPNLKGNGAAFGMDAQLTRELIREVRQVTDKPLIAKLTPNVTSIQEIALAAEEGGADGLNVANTMLAMAIDVHTRKPRIGNVLGGLSGPAVKPIIVRMIYQVHQVSSLPIIGCGGVMNGEDAIEMILAGASAVQVGTASFVQPTAMLDILEEIKQYMLQYEITDIKSLVGQVVTGKHNTEGC, from the coding sequence ATGACGAGTGAGCTAGATCTATGCGTAAAAATCGGTAGTCTTACACTCCCCAATCCCATCATGCCGGCCTCGGGAGCTTTCGGGGAAGACATGGCAGACATCATCGATTTCAATCTGCTCGGTGCCGTCGTTCCCAAAAGCATTACCAAGCATCCGCGAAAAGGCAACGCTACGCCCCGTGTATGCGAGACACCTGCCGGAATGATCAACTCGATCGGGATTCAAAGCAAAGGCATCCACTACTACATGGAGAACGTCATCCCGTACTATGGTCGTTACCAGACTCCTTTGATATCCAGCATTTCCGCAGATTCGATCGAAGAGTTCGTCGAAATGGCCGGGATCATTGCGGGAACGGATGGCGTAGCAGCGCTCGAGCTGAATATTTCTTGCCCGAATCTAAAGGGAAATGGAGCTGCGTTCGGAATGGATGCCCAGCTGACACGGGAGCTGATCAGAGAGGTTCGGCAAGTGACTGACAAACCGCTGATCGCCAAGCTGACGCCCAATGTAACCAGCATCCAGGAGATCGCTTTGGCAGCGGAAGAGGGGGGAGCGGATGGCCTGAACGTGGCCAATACCATGCTAGCAATGGCCATCGACGTCCATACCCGAAAACCGCGGATCGGAAATGTCCTCGGAGGTTTATCTGGTCCTGCCGTCAAGCCGATCATTGTGCGCATGATTTATCAGGTCCACCAAGTCAGTTCATTACCCATCATCGGGTGTGGAGGCGTGATGAATGGAGAAGATGCGATTGAGATGATTCTGGCGGGAGCGAGCGCCGTGCAGGTGGGGACGGCGAGCTTTGTACAACCAACGGCGATGCTGGACATTTTGGAGGAAATCAAGCAGTACATGCTTCAGTATGAGATTACAGACATCAAATCGCTCGTAGGGCAGGTTGTTACGGGAAAGCACAACACGGAGGGATGCTAA
- the allB gene encoding allantoinase AllB has product MTWDHVIRNGQIVTPHEFYEADIYIQDGKIAAISKDPLPGEAREETDAAGCHILPGLMDVHVHSRDPGATYKEDFAHSSMAAAAGGITSIFEMPNTNPPINNVENLQKQVQNLQQKAHVDYGIWAICLGNLNLAELSSLHEAGVIGFKFFWGYAVHRQTFQLMYNYKDGEENVIPPFKDGEVLDMFREVAKTGQVFAIHAESNDLIQHLTKKVEESGRRDYEALLEGRPNLAEIVTVQTGIAFAKETGARLHILHVSTGEAVDLIQQAQAEGYPITAETCPHYLFLSNEDFATVGPAMKVYPPVKYKKDQERLWKGISEGVISIVCSDHAPHTEQEKDGDLWSIPAGMCGVETLAPLLLNAVTQNRLTLQQVAAVLSENPAKQFGIFPQKGSLQVGTDADLTIVDMKRPFVIKRENLHSKSKVTAYDGWTGVGSPIATIVRGQTVMKNGQIVSGPIGQWIKPVKNEGRTGHAE; this is encoded by the coding sequence ATGACATGGGATCACGTAATTCGCAATGGGCAAATTGTTACACCGCATGAGTTTTATGAAGCGGATATTTACATTCAAGATGGAAAAATCGCTGCGATCTCCAAAGATCCATTGCCAGGTGAGGCACGGGAGGAAACGGATGCGGCTGGTTGTCATATTCTCCCTGGTTTAATGGACGTGCACGTTCACTCACGGGACCCCGGAGCGACTTACAAGGAGGATTTTGCTCACTCCAGCATGGCAGCTGCAGCAGGGGGCATCACTTCTATTTTTGAAATGCCGAACACCAATCCTCCGATCAACAACGTGGAAAACTTGCAAAAACAGGTACAAAACTTGCAGCAAAAAGCTCACGTCGACTACGGCATCTGGGCGATCTGTCTGGGAAATCTTAATTTGGCTGAATTGTCTTCCCTACATGAAGCAGGTGTGATCGGCTTCAAGTTTTTCTGGGGCTATGCCGTACATCGTCAGACGTTCCAGCTCATGTACAACTACAAGGACGGGGAAGAAAATGTCATTCCTCCGTTTAAAGACGGCGAAGTGCTCGATATGTTCCGAGAGGTGGCAAAAACGGGTCAAGTATTTGCCATCCACGCCGAGAGCAATGATCTGATCCAGCATTTGACCAAAAAAGTGGAGGAAAGTGGACGAAGAGATTACGAGGCTCTGCTCGAAGGACGGCCAAATCTGGCGGAGATTGTGACTGTGCAGACAGGAATTGCCTTTGCGAAAGAAACGGGAGCTCGACTGCATATTTTGCACGTCAGTACGGGGGAGGCTGTAGACCTGATCCAGCAAGCGCAGGCGGAAGGCTATCCGATTACGGCCGAGACGTGCCCGCACTACCTTTTCCTGAGCAATGAAGACTTCGCTACAGTCGGTCCTGCGATGAAGGTGTACCCGCCAGTGAAGTATAAAAAAGACCAGGAACGCCTGTGGAAAGGCATCTCAGAAGGCGTCATCTCGATCGTATGCTCGGATCATGCACCGCATACCGAGCAGGAGAAGGATGGCGATCTCTGGTCGATTCCGGCTGGGATGTGCGGGGTGGAAACATTGGCACCTCTCCTGTTGAATGCGGTCACCCAAAACAGGCTCACCCTTCAACAGGTGGCTGCCGTCCTGTCGGAGAATCCTGCAAAGCAATTCGGGATCTTCCCGCAAAAAGGCTCTCTGCAAGTCGGTACAGACGCTGATTTGACTATCGTGGATATGAAACGTCCTTTTGTCATCAAGAGGGAGAACTTGCATAGCAAGAGCAAAGTAACCGCCTATGACGGTTGGACAGGTGTGGGCAGTCCGATTGCAACAATCGTCCGTGGTCAGACGGTGATGAAGAATGGTCAGATTGTTAGCGGTCCTATCGGTCAATGGATCAAGCCTGTCAAAAATGAGGGAAGAACAGGGCATGCTGAGTAA
- the nfsA gene encoding oxygen-insensitive NADPH nitroreductase, with amino-acid sequence MPTEVTQLIQSHRSIRKYKDQPISEELLQEIVSCAQWAPSSHNVQAYSVIIVRSSETKEKLSALCGNQKWVVDCPVFLVFCADYYRLKQACEMHRQTLAADEIESLLVGAVDTALAAENVLLAARSHGLGGVMIGGIRNNPRDVADVLGLPALTIPIMGMCLGYPAQDVQQKPRLPQRAVIHHERYQTEIIPEALEEYERTSSEYYSERSNGQRTEGWTKQMADYVNKPRRAHVTQFIKDQGMRLT; translated from the coding sequence ATGCCAACAGAAGTCACCCAATTAATCCAGTCTCATCGCTCGATTCGCAAGTATAAGGATCAGCCCATCTCTGAGGAGCTGCTTCAGGAAATAGTAAGCTGCGCACAGTGGGCACCATCCTCGCACAACGTGCAAGCGTACAGCGTAATCATCGTACGTTCGAGTGAAACGAAGGAAAAATTGTCTGCCCTGTGCGGCAACCAGAAATGGGTCGTGGACTGCCCGGTGTTTCTCGTCTTTTGTGCGGATTACTACCGTCTGAAGCAAGCATGCGAGATGCATAGACAGACACTGGCGGCCGATGAAATAGAAAGCTTGCTGGTAGGGGCAGTGGATACGGCATTAGCTGCTGAAAACGTCTTGCTCGCCGCACGCTCCCATGGGCTGGGAGGCGTCATGATCGGAGGCATTCGCAACAATCCTCGGGACGTAGCGGACGTTCTGGGTCTTCCCGCACTGACCATCCCGATCATGGGCATGTGCCTCGGTTACCCTGCACAGGATGTCCAACAGAAACCTCGCTTGCCACAACGGGCAGTCATCCATCATGAGCGCTATCAGACTGAGATTATACCGGAAGCGTTGGAAGAGTATGAACGGACCTCTTCTGAATACTACAGCGAGCGAAGTAATGGACAGCGCACAGAAGGGTGGACCAAGCAAATGGCGGATTACGTCAACAAACCACGAAGAGCACATGTCACGCAATTTATCAAAGACCAAGGGATGCGTTTAACTTAG
- a CDS encoding CapA family protein: MGNKMTFVATGDSFITRRLPSASSESFRSLTKLIGQAEFRFTNLEVTTHRQEGFPFAFSGGTWAMAKPEVLADLQAYGFNITAWANNHTMDYAYGGLEATRKYLDQYGIAHAGVGSNLAEASQPVYLDCPSGRVALIAATSTFHESWIAGEQRPDMPGRPGVNPLRYDTTYYLPQDDFAHLDRISQTIPINATFNLDVKEGFAVPGDGTTIRFGTHRFAVGTEATCTTTPIEADKRRILRSIAEARRQADYVIVSIHSHEMEGENKARAASFFESMARACIDGGADAVIGHGPHILRGIEIYRNRPIFYSLGNFIFQNETVSRLPADFYEKYSLGHESTVADAFDTRTDHNQKGLGVNPYVWESVIPYWRMEEGQLRELFLYPIELGFGTPRYQRGWPSLSQQPKIIEHLQRLSAPYGTRIELDGFIGRVQIEE; encoded by the coding sequence ATGGGGAACAAGATGACGTTCGTCGCGACTGGTGACAGCTTTATTACCCGACGTTTGCCAAGCGCATCGTCAGAATCATTTCGCTCGCTAACCAAGCTGATTGGACAAGCAGAATTTCGCTTTACGAATTTGGAAGTGACGACACATCGTCAAGAAGGATTTCCATTTGCTTTTAGTGGAGGCACATGGGCGATGGCGAAGCCAGAAGTATTGGCGGATTTACAGGCATACGGCTTTAACATTACAGCGTGGGCCAATAATCACACGATGGATTACGCCTACGGTGGGCTGGAAGCGACGCGAAAATACCTGGATCAATACGGTATCGCCCATGCCGGGGTCGGGTCGAATCTCGCCGAGGCTAGTCAACCTGTCTATCTGGATTGTCCGTCGGGTCGTGTCGCACTAATAGCGGCTACTTCCACCTTTCATGAATCGTGGATAGCAGGAGAACAGAGACCGGATATGCCGGGGCGACCCGGAGTGAATCCATTACGATATGATACCACTTACTACTTGCCACAGGATGATTTCGCCCATCTGGATCGAATCAGCCAGACGATCCCGATTAACGCCACCTTTAATCTGGATGTCAAAGAAGGCTTCGCAGTCCCAGGAGATGGTACGACTATTCGCTTTGGAACTCATCGCTTTGCCGTGGGAACGGAAGCTACCTGCACGACCACACCAATCGAGGCAGATAAAAGGCGGATACTTCGTTCGATTGCGGAGGCGCGACGCCAGGCGGATTATGTGATCGTGAGTATCCATTCTCACGAGATGGAAGGTGAGAACAAGGCAAGGGCAGCCTCTTTTTTTGAGTCAATGGCGCGCGCTTGCATCGATGGAGGCGCAGACGCTGTCATTGGCCATGGACCTCATATTCTAAGAGGAATCGAGATCTACCGCAATCGTCCGATCTTCTATAGCTTGGGTAATTTTATCTTCCAGAATGAGACCGTTAGCCGTTTGCCAGCAGACTTTTATGAGAAATACAGCCTGGGGCACGAATCGACCGTCGCGGACGCGTTTGATACCCGTACGGACCATAACCAAAAAGGGCTGGGGGTCAATCCGTATGTGTGGGAATCGGTCATACCGTATTGGAGAATGGAAGAGGGGCAGCTGAGGGAACTGTTCCTTTACCCTATAGAGTTGGGCTTTGGCACCCCCCGTTACCAGAGAGGGTGGCCAAGTCTTTCGCAGCAACCCAAGATTATCGAGCATTTACAGCGATTAAGTGCACCATATGGAACGAGAATCGAATTGGATGGATTTATCGGTCGGGTACAGATTGAAGAATAA